The Pecten maximus unplaced genomic scaffold, xPecMax1.1, whole genome shotgun sequence genome window below encodes:
- the LOC117319200 gene encoding putative surface-exposed virulence protein BigA, with the protein SHPDDKLTPSDSHSDDKLTTSDSHSDDKLTTSDSQSDDKLTSSDSHPDDKLTPSDSHPDDKLTPSDSHPDDKITPSDSHPDDKLTPSDSHSDDKLTTSDSHSDDKLTTSDSQSDDKLTPSDSH; encoded by the coding sequence ACTCTCACCCCGATGACAAACTAACACCCTCAGACTCTCACTCTGATGACAAACTAACAACCTCAGACTCTCACTCTGATGACAAACTAACAACCTCAGACTCTCAATCTGATGACAAACTAACATCCTCAGACTCTCACCCTGATGACAAACTAACACCCTCAGACTCTCACCCTGATGACAAACTAACACCCTCAGACTCTCACCCCGATGACAAAATAACACCCTCAGACTCTCACCCTGATGACAAACTAACACCCTCAGACTCTCACTCTGATGACAAACTAACAACCTCAGACTCTCACTCTGATGACAAACTAACAACCTCAGACTCTCAATCTGATGACAAACTAACACCCTCAGACTCTCATTGA